CATGGGAATGGATTTCATAGTGTCAAACAGGGTGCTTATACCCAGGCCGGAAACAGAAATTTTAGTTGAAGAAACCGTGAAACTGGTAAATACCCCGGGTTTTAAGGCCTATAATATGCTTTATGTCCTAGATATAGGGGCTGGAAGCGGAAATGTATCAATTGCGCTGGCAAAACTGACAAAGAATACTATCATAACCGGTATCGATGTTTCAAAAGAATCAGTTAAAATTGCAAAACAGAATGCAAAAATCCTGAAAGCAGAAAAAAAAGTTGATTTTCAATGTATTGACCTCTTAAGTAAAGGTTTTTCAAAACTGCCTGTTTTTGATATAATTATTTCAAATCCTCCGTATGTAACAGCTAAAGAGTTCGCTAAACTCCAACCGGAGATACATTTTGAGCCAAAAACGGCCCTGGACGGCGGTTCTGAGGGGCTGGTTTTTTATGAGTATATGTCAACTTCCTGTATTAAGCACATAAACAAGAATGGGTATTTTCTTTTAGAAACAGGTTATAACCAGGCCGATAAAGTAAAAAAAATATTCGAATCGAAAGGTTTTGCAACTACAAAAATTGTGAAGGATTTATCCGGGCATAATAGGGTGGTAATATTCAAATGGACAAAATAATTATCGAAGGCGGCAGCAAGCTCTCCGGGAGCGTTGAAATTTCAGGCTCAAAAAATGCCGCGCTGCCTATACTGATCAGCACCCTTTTGACGGACGAAAAGTGTGTTATCAGAAATGTCCCTCAATTAAAAGACATCGAAACAACAATATTGTTATTGGAATATTTCGGCAAGAAAATAGTAAAAGACAACTTTGGTAAAATTATTATTACCCGTAACAAAAGACGTAAAGTGCCGAAAGAAGCCCCTTATGACCTGGTAAAAAG
This sequence is a window from Elusimicrobiota bacterium. Protein-coding genes within it:
- the prmC gene encoding peptide chain release factor N(5)-glutamine methyltransferase → MITINELIEKGSKLLSKKGVEESELDAQVILADELKCDRLKLIMDYNKEVNQEIAKNYNKKIVQRAARIPLSYIIGRKEFMGMDFIVSNRVLIPRPETEILVEETVKLVNTPGFKAYNMLYVLDIGAGSGNVSIALAKLTKNTIITGIDVSKESVKIAKQNAKILKAEKKVDFQCIDLLSKGFSKLPVFDIIISNPPYVTAKEFAKLQPEIHFEPKTALDGGSEGLVFYEYMSTSCIKHINKNGYFLLETGYNQADKVKKIFESKGFATTKIVKDLSGHNRVVIFKWTK